Genomic DNA from Jejubacter calystegiae:
CAGAATCGTCATTCCAAACTCCTGAACCAGCCGTTTCACCAGCAGCGCCATCTCTTCCAGCGGCGTTTGCGGGTGTGCGCTCAGAGGCTCATCCAGAATCAGCAGCCGTGGAGCAGTGACCAGCGCCAGAGCTAACGACAGCTGCTGTTGCAGCACACCAGGCAGCGCGCTGGCGCGCAGATGTCGGATGGCATAAAGCGCCGGAAACAGGGTGTCGATCAGCGGCGGAATGGCGCGGGGAGCGGTATTCACCGCTCTGTGCGCGATATGCAGATTCTCCTCGACCGAAAGCTGAGTAAACAGCCGCCGACCCTGGGGCAGGTAGCCAATGCCCAGTGCCGCCCTGCGTGCGACCGACATATTACGCAAATCCTCCGGCGGACCACCGGGGGCATGCCAGAGCAGGGTGCCGCTCTGTACCGGCAGGTGGCCGGTGATACAGTTGGCCAGGGTGGTTTTACCCGCGCCCGGCTCGCCTAACAGACAGGTGCACTCTCCCGGCGCCAGCTCCAGATCCACATTCCATAATACGTGGCGCTCACCGTAAAACTGATTCACTGCGCGTACACTCAACATGGCTCACTCCTCCGCCTGGGTTATCGGCCACCGCGTGCGCGGCTATCAGGAACCATTGCAAATCGCTTGCCAGCTATTTCAATGAGCGGAAAGAGCAGACACCCGCTAAAAAAACGGATAAGACGCTGCAATGCAGAGTTTTACTCTGCTGGCTGGGGCGTCAGCCTGCACTTCACCGGTGCCGGGGGGCTCGCCCTTTTGGTGCAGAAAGGGGACTTTATGGTGCCAGACTGGAATGTGCCTCGGACGGTTTAAGAGAGAAAAAAAAGCGCAAAACTTTT
This window encodes:
- a CDS encoding ABC transporter ATP-binding protein; translated protein: MLSVRAVNQFYGERHVLWNVDLELAPGECTCLLGEPGAGKTTLANCITGHLPVQSGTLLWHAPGGPPEDLRNMSVARRAALGIGYLPQGRRLFTQLSVEENLHIAHRAVNTAPRAIPPLIDTLFPALYAIRHLRASALPGVLQQQLSLALALVTAPRLLILDEPLSAHPQTPLEEMALLVKRLVQEFGMTILMAECSLSFIRKVADRFCLLHRGRNLAQGRPGQLDERLLGWMAP